The following DNA comes from Rhea pennata isolate bPtePen1 chromosome 7, bPtePen1.pri, whole genome shotgun sequence.
ACACTTAATGTGAATGAGATGTGTTCAGTCCCTGCGTGGCTGTGGGGTTCGTCACTGTGTGCTGCGTTTCATTTTGTCTGCTACCCAAAGCTCAGCCTCTTTTTCCTGGGTGACCATGCCAGGCAGTGCAGCAGCACCACCCTGCGGGAAAGAAGTTCTTCGCGTTTTCGAGATATTAAACAAGGGCTGGAAAACAGTGTTTGCCCAGAGCATCGCAGGGTGGTATATCAGGGTCCATCGTAACTCTCCAGAGCCTAAGCAAGGCAAGGCACGATACGTAAGAGATCCTGAATTGTGGGGTCTCACTGTGATTTGCTTCACTGTGGTGGAGACTGAACCTCTCTTGACTCGTCATGTAAATTTTAGgcttgcatttttctccttggaatattttattacttctttttatttctgtaaggCTTACTTCCAGGAAAGGGGCAGGATAGGCTCTGGTAGCAGGGTgtggaggggagcagggaagtGTGCGAATGCAGTGTCAGGAGCTTCTTGAattcctccctgctgcccccaggaGGGTTTAGAGGGAAAAGGTGTGGATATTAGGTACCTCAAGATTGATAAGGGCAGTGACGTCATCTAATGTACTGTTTTGCCCGCATAGCCAGTGCAGAGTGACAGAAAATCGCCAGTTCTTGACTTCAACCCTAATTTTGTTCCTTCCAACTTTCAGGACTGGCGTGTCAGTCCTGCTCCCAGTCCGTCCtgttctcctccctcccttctctttccctaGGCAGGGCCACCTTCCTCTGTAAGAGGAAACCTGGCAGGTGCATAGAAAACGAGGAcccagctttttttctttctttctttctttttttctttctttctttcttttttttttttaaggaaggagTTGTGGCTAAGTGTGTTACATGCACTGTTAGGCCCATCGATCGTCCGGTCTGTGCACAGGGCTGCCGTTTTAAggggcagcagcatttcaggGTGCCAAAGGCAGAAGTGTACATCCATCCATCGTGAGAGCAGGCTGCTTGCAGGTTAATCGGGAAGTTTAACTGGGCTGTTGCCAAGCATGTGACTCGCAGTTATGCCTCCTGGTGCTTGTTGTCCCCAAAACGTGCACGTTAACCTGGCTCCTGGGCTCTGACACCAATTTGCTTTGTTCTACGCTACCAGCAAGGGctcagaaatgttttggaagTGCAGCATTAATTTTGCACAAGCATTATTATATGTTGTACCAAGGTGGAGTACAACTGAAACAGAACAACAGGTtgtaaaaatactgcttttaacTGGTAGTCTGAAGACAATCATGTTCTCCACAGAAATAGCACTTATTTTCCACATGTTCTGTTCATCCACCCCCTTTTACACATACAtcttgtattctgttttttcttttgccattgCTCATGCAGTTCTTTGCTATAGCTACACTTGCTCCCTGTGCCTGGTGCAGCATGAGTCTTGGATCTGACCCTGGCAACTATGGCCGCAGAGAGCCGCCTCTTCTgcatcttccttcctctttgaaTGCTTGCTGTAGTGGTTCCCAAGAGCATGGGTTGGGCTGAACTGGACAGATATTATTCAATGCAGAGTTTAATTCTCCAGTGGAACACCTCTGAAGCCACCTTTGCTGAGAGTCCAGGGAAATAAATGGGGCTATCTGCTGACCCTTTCATATCTCGTCAAAACTTTATCcctgttgctttttaaatggctgtttctatttctttcctctacTAACATGAGGATTGGCATGCAGAAAGACACCAAAAGCAACAGTTCATTGATGCCATGCTCTTTAATAATTCACAGCAGTAATACACATTTTATAAGCTTTCCAATGTATTAGCCAAATAAGCATCGAACAACATATGAAGTactaaacaaaacagatttcaacacaagctatttctaaataacattttaaagggAATTTTTATTGACATTTGGAATAGTATCAGAAATATTCAGTGCACTTTAGTATCATCATGCCTTTCATGCAAATAGATTAAATGTTACAGTACTACCATTCCCTTTTTCTCAGTAGAAGATATGGTTTCTAACTTAGAAGTTCTGTGTCCTTGAGGTCACAACTTGAATGTAGCCTTTATAGAAATGTTAGTATTGAAGAGCATTCAAAGCTCTTGAATGTTAGCAAGCATACCCTTAGCTGGCAAATGAAGAATCAACACTTTCAATTTCTGTATTATCACTAGAAGGTGATGCTACTAAGTCCTTCATCTAGTTGTAATTTCAACCTCAAAAAAATTTGTTCTGAAAGTTtgttgaaacttttttttttgagggggggtGTTGTGAGAGAGAATTTTTGTGAGCTTTAGATTCAGATGGAAAGTCGGAGCTTGAGTAATGCATTCTgatattcttcattttcaggatCCAATTCCAAGGATTTCTCATAGCACTCAATTGCCTGCAGTTTCTCATTGTTTAGTTCATGAATGAATCCAAGTGTGCTAAAAGCTGCTGCATCTCCTGAACctttcagaattttctgttcCAACAATTTCTGCAGAGCAATTTTGCACTTATTtcttgcaaaggaagaaaactcaATTTTCAGCACATCTGTGTAATATTTAATAGCTTCAGATTCTGATTTCCTATGAAGATGCTGAAAGCGTCCATAATGGTAGTAGAGTTCTTGTTTATCTGCACAGTGTAGATTTGTCATTTGAAACACTTTCTGAAAtgtctcttctgcttcttgATACTTACTTGCTTCTGCATACATATTTGCTAGGTCATtgtaggcagaaaaaaatgttgacttttGCTCAGTCgctcttttaaaatgaaaaatgcaaagtcGAATGAGTTCTTCCACTTGCCCTCTGGGGGGATATTTTGTAGCCTTTTTCAAttcaaacagtttttttctgtagcagatCCCCATCTGATGGTGCAAAAAGCTACATGTTGGTGTCACAGCTAGGCCTTTTCTCAACAACTCCAGTGATTTAGccaattctccttttcttctatAAAATTTAGCAGCATATCGCAGAAAAAACGGGGAATCAGGAGTGTTTTCCATTGCTTCTTTTATGTATCTCTCCCCTTCATCAACTAGATTTAAATCCTGAAGTTTTAATGCAAGTAATGCCACAACAGAAGTATCATTTGGATTCAGTTCCACTGCACGCCGCAGGTGCTCCAGGGATGAGTTTTCATACTCATCATTTCCCTGATACATATTTTCCAAACGATAGATTGCTATTGCATGGCCGGCATTAAATTCTGGGTTGTCGGGTTCTTTCTTCAGAGCATTTGCAAAACACTCCTTTGCTCTCTCATAGTGTGTTCTCCCAAACTTTAGTAATGCCCATCCTTTCTCAGCATAAATCTCTGGAAGGTGAATCTTATAGCGAGCAGTACTTGAAAGCTTTTTGCAGGTGTCTTCCACTTTGCTTAAATAGGTTTGAACTTCTTTGTATCTGTCCATGTGGTAGTAAATCCAGGCATAATTCCCCCAGGTAACAAGACTTCTCCTGCCAATTTCATTTGgatgttttttttcaatttcttcttccGCTTTTTGTAGATTTTTCAGGGCATCCTCATTTAAGTGCTTTAGGTGACAAACATACGATAGCATATTGTAATTTGTAACATTGGATTTTGTGAGTGGAAATTCAATCTGGTGGCCTGTTTTGTCCTCTAGACTATCTACATCCACATCCTCCTTCAGCAAAATCCATGTAAAATGACATTCTAGCTGCAGCAGGATGTTCTTCAAGCCATACTTGGAAATGATACTagaagaaatcacagaagaacTTACTTATATCTGATCTGCTTTTGGctactgttctttttaaatcaggCATGACATACTTTAAAAGCAGGCAATAATTCAGTTGATAGCCCTAGACAACAATACTTCAAGTAAGCCAAAGTTGTGGGAAGCCACGATTCTAAAGAGCTGATTAATTGTTCTAGTAATTCTTGCCTGTGTAATTGAGGTCACATGTTACACAGCGAAAGATTCTAGATGTCTTAGAAGAGGGTCTGTTTCTACTGTAAAGCTGGAACACCTTAGGAGTCTATTTCTGCCcttaaaatattcactgaagCCTACCCAAAAGAGCTAATCAAATAAAAGCTTCCCCCAAGAACTGGAATTTGGAATTCCAGTATTGGAATTTTCCATATCTctgtacattttaaagtttgtattataaaatgtattttgaatttccTGAATTTGTAAATGCTTGTTTGTTGGATCATAGCAGCATTTTTATGTTCTGACAGTACTGATGAATtgatatttaatttgttttctgtagcttCGATGAATATTATTACTTCCTGTAATAgctttttaataatattcttGTTTCTACTGATTTTatcattatattattttttgtattttttatattttatgattATAGACTACAAAGATTTGCTTGCATTTTactcttgctttctgtttattttaagcaCATATGTGGGTGTTAGAGGCCAAAACAGGTCTGCCCTAGAATCGTGCCATGTCCAGCAAACCTTGCTTGCTTCTGCCTACTTGCTTTTTATTCAGAGTTGTGTTTCTTGTGTGCCTTTGATTTGAAAACAGTCATCTCCTGCACCAGTGACATCCATATTTAGGAGCTGCTCTGGTGTTTGGAACATGTCACGTCTCTGCTGGCTTCATGAACTATAACCTCAGAATATGGAAAGACATATTCTATAAGAGTATGTCCACATAGAACACGGGAAGACAATATGACCACTGTAGTTGTGGAAAAGTTAAGGTGTCAGCACCAAAGCTCTCTGTCAACTTTGTTTTTGTaatgtaaaatgcttttgtaaGCAAGCACAGGTTTGTTTAAGTTTTAGCTTCCTCTGCATGATGCTGTGTGGCAACTCTCTTGCTCTTCCAGTCTTCCAGATCAGAACAGCACCAGGCTAAAGAGTGGGGCAGCCTATGATGCAGAAGAGCTGTAAGCTGTGGCTGAGATTTTGAAGAAGTAATTGCCTAATTGTAGGCTTCTAAAGCCATATTTACACAtcagaattttcaaaagcttaCATTAACAATGTAGAACAATGATAAAACAGGATGTATTTCTATAaaacaccttttcttcctttgtttctaTTGTTATTTTCGTAGGTAGTGGGTATtggaaaacagtttgaaaagGATATGAACTATGGCATGCAACTGCATGGCCataatggcaaaaaaagaattaaataaagaaTCCCTTCTTTTGCCTGACCACTTCTGGTACATGCTGTCTTACTTCTGTTtaccagtattttctttatcttcacTGCTTTATCCCTTAGGCTTTTATGGAACTTTTGCATGATGGGAGATGAAACAAAACTTGAGAATCCTGATTCTATTTGGGTTTCATGTAAAGAACTAGGATTTAAATATTGTCTTAGGTGGATTAACCACTACATTTTAAGTAATGTGTTCTAAAAGCAGCAGCTTAGGCTTTAACATGCGCTGAACTGGACATGCGGAAGTTAGGGGTACGTAGCTCCTATTTGACCAGTTTTGCATGTGTTAAAGTCCATACTGTCTTGTCTATGGACAAAAGCTGTAGAATGTCTTTGAATCTGCTGCCTCCCTCAAAGGAGGACGTACACACAGTTTTACAAGTAAGACTTCTAAATTAAATTCTTgttaaaaagatttctttgctttcccttttgtAATACCTAGAGGATCTAAGAGTCTGTAGAATAAAATGTGTGATGTTGCACAATTGGAAAATCATGCAAGTGAAAACCTGAAAGAAAGCTTAGACTtcaaagaggagagaaaagagtggaaagactggaaaatgaGGAGGAGGCAAATCAAGGTGGAATTGAGAAGCATAAATAATctttaacaaagaaaagaaaatatcttgaaaaaaactttgaaaaatatatcttctaTAAAAGTAATCTCCTCTATCTAACCGATGTTTTTCATTGGTATTAGCAACAGTGCTTAATTAGAAAACCATATGTGAGGAAATTACATTTCCACCAGGATGAAAGGGAAGTAGGGTAGGTTCTTGCTACTAGTACTGCCTTGTTCCAGTAAGAAACTTTGGCTACAAGTGAATGTCATGGAGATATTGTGTCCCAATTCAGTAAAATATTCCAAGAATAGCTTGGAGCATGTATATGGTCCCATTCAATTcttataataaaattaaatatctgattttgcactttctgctgctttctgttgcCTCAGCTGAGAACCATAAAACTGAGCAGTGAAAACAGCAGTGGAGATTAATTAATGAACAGATATTCTTGGAAAATGAATATTCACGAATAAAtcatgaaaacagatttatgaTGCGAATTAAATACAATTTAGCGTAGTTTAGCATATAATTTCTAAGTGCTGCCATTTTCAAAATTGTCATAAACATCTTGGCTTTGTTGaa
Coding sequences within:
- the IFIT5 gene encoding interferon-induced protein with tetratricopeptide repeats 5, whose protein sequence is MSIISKYGLKNILLQLECHFTWILLKEDVDVDSLEDKTGHQIEFPLTKSNVTNYNMLSYVCHLKHLNEDALKNLQKAEEEIEKKHPNEIGRRSLVTWGNYAWIYYHMDRYKEVQTYLSKVEDTCKKLSSTARYKIHLPEIYAEKGWALLKFGRTHYERAKECFANALKKEPDNPEFNAGHAIAIYRLENMYQGNDEYENSSLEHLRRAVELNPNDTSVVALLALKLQDLNLVDEGERYIKEAMENTPDSPFFLRYAAKFYRRKGELAKSLELLRKGLAVTPTCSFLHHQMGICYRKKLFELKKATKYPPRGQVEELIRLCIFHFKRATEQKSTFFSAYNDLANMYAEASKYQEAEETFQKVFQMTNLHCADKQELYYHYGRFQHLHRKSESEAIKYYTDVLKIEFSSFARNKCKIALQKLLEQKILKGSGDAAAFSTLGFIHELNNEKLQAIECYEKSLELDPENEEYQNALLKLRLSI